The genomic window GCCCTCAAACGCCAAGCCACTTGGCTTGTTCCACCCTCTCTTTGGGCTTCCGCACTAGTGCATCTCCCTCTGTTTTACCCCCCAGCAAAGAATGATGCATCTCTGTTCCTTGTGAGCATCACAAGATCACGGGAGCATCATGGGTGGTCTCTGGGGGCCTTTTTCACGGCTAAATCCAGCTCTGCTCCCTTGCGGGCCCTGGACAAGCAAGTCTGTTCTGCCCCCATAAGATGACAGGATCTCCTTCTCCATGCTAGGGAGAGCCATTTGTGTGAACTCTGGAGCCCTAGTCCAGATTCCCTAGAGATCTCTTTGGGTCAGGTCTCCATCCTTCCCTTGCCCCATAGCAGGTGGGCCTCTGCTGCTCCCCACAGCTCTGCCAGTGGTTGTGCCCAGGGCGGGCTTGACGCACCTGCTCCTTCCTGCAGACCCCAGTTGCTGAAAAATGCCCTGCAGCGAGCTGTGGAGAAGGGCCAGCTGGAGCAGATCACAGGCAAAGGAGCCTCTGGGACCTTTCAGGTGGGGAGTAAGGCACCCTGTGCACACCTCGCTCCTGCTTTTTCAGAGCAGAGGATTCGAGTACCAGGGGAGGGacctttcttccttctctttatCTGACGCCCCCTGTTTGCTTTCCCCAAAACAGCTGAAGAAATCTGGAGAGAAGCCCCTGCTGGGTGGGAGCCTGATGGATGACGCTATTCTGTCAGCCATTGCCGCCATGAATGAGCCCAAGACCTGCTCTACCACTGCTCTGAAGAAATACGTCCTGGAGAAGCACCCGGGGACAAACTCCAGCCTCCAGGGTAGGTTGCGTCCTCGCCTGTTCCCACACAGGCAGGCACGCAGAAGCAGTGTCCTTGCTAGCCATGCTGCTTCCTTGCACAGTTTGGACTGGCACTGGTtgtagtgatggccactggctCGGCTGGGGCCTGAGATGCATGCAGGGAAGAGCCCTTCAGGGACTGCTGGTTGTGGTGGCAAAATGCTGCTGACTTCGTGGTCCGCCTCTGAGCATCAGTGTGCAGGAGTGGCTGTGGAATTCTTGGGAGCATGGCTACTAGGCAGGATGGATCTTCCTTGGTTTGCCTTGGCAGCAGCCAGGGTTTTCCACTGCTCTTACTAAAAGAGAGGGGCTGGCGTTCTCCATGTTCCTTAGCAATCTGTCCctgggagaaggagcagggacTTCCTGGAGTTGCCTGTTGGTTACCTTGGGGAAGAGATGCGGAGGGGGTGGCAAAGGTGTAGGGGTGCTGGCCTCAGGAAGTCCTCCTGAGCCCATCTGGCTCAGGGCTATATGTGGAAGAGAGTTCTGAGTGGAACCAGCAAAATGCCCTGGTGGAGCTCTCcctgtcttcccctccccccagtagtTTTTTGTCCTGGTAGTTTTTGCTTGGGCTTCCCAGCCATTGATTttatcttgccagacaaatctcatctccttttttgatccaattactagcttactggactgtgggaatgcagtagatgtaatatatcttgacttcagtaaagcatttgatacggtcccacatgacatcctaatcagcagGTTGGTAAAATATGGGTTCAACGATACAATCGTTGGATGGATTTGCAACGGGTTGGATGGCTGtacacagagggtgtttgtcaGTGGCTCCGCATCAACCTGGAGGGAAGTTTTGAGTGGGGTAcctcagggctctgtcttgggcctggttctttttaatatcttcatcaatgacttggatgaggggatacaagggagcctcatcaaatttgctgATGACAtaaactgggaggagtagcaaacacactAGAAGACAGcggaagccttcaggaagacctgacaaaatggaatacagggctgaaatgaataagatgaagttcaacagggataaatgcaaagttctgcgcctgggcaaaaacaaccaaagacaCAAGTACAGactgggagatacctggcttgggaGCACTATATGTGAGGGGGACAATGTTTGGCATAATGAGAGCattcagggacaaaggagctaataagcagcctatcctggggcattccatgtataaatgcttttatgcaaatgcccggtctccaagcaaagatgggagaactggaatgtctggtgacaagagaaaacattgacaCAGTGGACATAAGGAAAACCTGGTgtaatgtggagaatcagtgggataccgcagtcccgggctatgaactctacaggagggacagggaagggcgtgttgggggtggggtggccatttatgttaaggaagggtagaattcagcaaagtagagattgaaggtgggtctgactccaccatagaatctctgtgggttaaattaccaggcctgaagagtgatgtaatactgggggcgtactatcgtcctccagaccagaaaccagaagggaacttgaaatgaggaaacagatcagggaggtgacgagggacagggttgtaatcatgggggacttcaattatcctcatattgactgggtcaacttgtgttctggtcacaaaaaggagaccagctAAATGacagtgccttagagcagctagtcatggaacccaccagaggacaggtgactctggatttaatattgtgcgatactcaggacctggttagagacgtcagtgttactgagccattggggaacagtgatcatgctgtgaaccgtttcgacatgcacgtcgggggaagaataccgcgcaaatgtctcacaaaaacccttgacttccgacgagcggacttccctcaaatgaggaggctggttagaaggaggttgaaagggaaggtaaaaagagtccaatctctccagagagcatggaggttgctcaaatcaacagtaatagaggcccagcagaagtgtatactgcaaaggaagaagggctcgactaagtccaggagggtgctaACCAGCCATGtcagaggccgtaaagggcaaggaagcttccttccgtaaatggaagtcttgccctaatgaggagaataaaaaagaaggtgatacgggaggctaagagagactatgaggaacacatggccagcagcattaaggggaataataaaatcttgttcaaatatgttagaagcaggaaacccgccagagaagcggttggccctctggatggtgagggtgggaaaggggaaataaaaggagacttagagatggcagagaaattgaatgagttctttgcatctgtcttcattgcagaagacctcgggcagataccgctgcccgaacggcccctcctgaccgaggagttaagtcagatagaggttaaaagagaagatgtttcagacctcattgataaattaaagatcaataagtcaccgggccctgatggcatccacccaagagttattgaagaatgaagttgctgatctcttgactaaaatatgcaacttgtccctcaaaacggccacagtgccagaggattggaggatagcaaatgtcacgcctatttttaaaaagggaaagggcgggacccgagaaactataggcctaacatctataccgggtaagatggtggaatgcctcatcaaagatagaatctcaaaacacacagacgaaccagccttgctgagggagaatcagcctggcttctgtaagggtacgtcttacctcatgaaccttttagaattctttgaaaaggtcagcaggcatgtggatgcgggagaacccatggccattatatatctggactttcagaaggcgtttgacacagtccctcacccaaggctactgaaaaaattccacagtcagggaattagagggcaggtcctctcctggattgagacctggttgaaggccaggaaacagaaagtgggtgtcaatgggcaattttcacaatggaaagaagtgaaaagcactgtgccccaaggatctgtcttgggcctggtgctcttcaacctcttcataaatgacctggagacagggttgagcagtgaggtggccaaatttgccgacgacaccaaacttttttgagtggtgaagaccagaagtgattgtgaggagctccagaaagatctttccaaactggcagaatgggcagcaaaatggcagatgcattttgtttcagtgtaagtaagtgtaaagtcatgcacattggggcaaaaaatcaaaacttcacatgtaggctaatgggttctgagctgtctgtgacagatcaggagagagatcttggggtggtggtggacaagtcgttgaaagtgtcaacccaatgtgcggcggcagtgaagaaggccaattctatgcttgggatcattaggaagggtattgagaacaaaatggctaatattgtaatgacgtacaaatcaatggcaaggccacacctggagtattgtgtccatttatggttgccgcatctcaaagaggatatagtggaaatggaaagggtgcaaaaaagGGCAACTAAGATTTTTCCAGGCCTCTGGAATGTggtgtccacttctggtcactCCACCTCAAGGAGGAGGGATATTGCAGACCTGGAACAGGTGCAGGAGCAGGCAAGGCACCAGGCAGCCAAGATGGGTTGGAGACCTAGAGttccttcctgatgaggaaaggcgaCAATGTTTGGGGTTCTTAAGCCAGGGCATCATTGAGACTTGCAAGATGATGTGTTAAGTAGAGAAATGTGTCTTCCCCAAGCATGGCATGGGGACCAGGAAAGGGGGTGCCCAGTGAAGCTGACGGCATGGCAGTGAGATGGCCATTCACTTGGAGGGACACCCAGCTGGAGGTCTGTCCCTGGCTGGCAGACAGGAGGGCCACTGTCACCAGGTTCCAAGGCAGCCTGCCCACTGAGTGCTGGGGAGCTATGGGTGGGAAGCATTCCTGACTGCCtcctggaggcagctggggggAATGCTAGACGTAACAAATCCTGGGACCTGATttcgcagccagccagccactcctTTGGTTCTTGTGGGTAGGGCTGAATTACAGGGATGCTGAGACCACctcccctcatctcccccccaGTCCATCTGCTGAAAAGGACCCTGCAGAAATGCGAGCGGAACGGCTGGATGGAGCAGATCTCCGGGAAGGGCTTCAGTGGCACTTTCCAGCTGTGCTTCCCGTACTACCCCAGGTAATGGACGTCTTGGAGATCCCCAGGCCAGGAACTGCCTGGCTGCTGTGAGGGGCCTGTCAGACTCTTCCAGTGCCTGAACTGCAGGGGTGCTCGGAGGGGACTTGGGGCCAGGCCTTTTCAGTCCAGAATCTGAGGAGTAGGAAGGAGGGGCTCCAGATCCTGCAAAGTGTATGTGGTCTGAGTGGCTACACCCCCACGCTATGGGGCACTGTCTTGTTTTAACTCCCACACGCCTTATTTCTGACCTCCTGTCAGCCCAGGCATTCTGTTCCCAGAGAAGCAGAAGGGGGAAGATTCAGAGTCCTCTGAGGAAGAGGAGTCATcatctgaggaagaggaggagtctGAGGAAGAGCCCCCTCCCAAGAAAAGGTATTGTGACCAGTGGCCCTGTGCTGGGAAGATGACACCTTCTTTGGAGTGGGAGCCAGACCAGGTGGTCCTTGGGCCCCTTTCCTGACTGGTTTTCAAGGGATGGGGCAGGACCCTCTTCGGCAAGGCTGAGGGGAAAGATATGTCCTGCAATTTGTTCCGTGGCCAGCACAGGCTCGccaagtggcagcagcactggtgcccACCTCACTCGCCATGAGATGGTTCTGAAACAGGTGGGAGGAGTGTTGCCCTCTTGGCATTGCTGGTCTTGAGCTCTTTTGCTCCTGTCAGCAGGACGCAGAAGCAGCCCCCTCCGAAAGTCCAGAGCCGGGCCAGCACAGTGCAACGGCGAGAGGCCAAGCCCCGCAAGGCCACCCCTGTGGTGCATCGTGGGAAAGCCAAGCCCCCTCTCAAAGTCAAAGCCCCCACCAAGAAAGCCAAGCCAGCACCCCCTCAGGCTGCCATCAGGATcccccctggcagcagccccgcccccaagAAGCCCACCAGCGCCAGGAAGGAGGTGAAGCCCTCAGCCACCAGGAAGAGCAAGCCTACCATGAGGAAGTCCCTGCGGGCGAAGAAGTAAGGCCACTACTCCCCTGAGTGGCAGCACCTCTGTACCCCTGTGCTTTTCTTCTTCGAGGTCCACACATATTTTGTATCTTAGTCCTTGAGCTGCAGCtgttctctccctcttccctccccctcaccGGTAGCAGCAGGGGGGAAACCAGGACATCCAAGTGATGCTCCACATCTAGGCATTTTGGTCTCTTCCCTGTGCCTTCTCGCTCACGCTCATGTGCTCgcccctccagccacctccttttCTCGCCCCAGACCAATCACCAGTAAACATAAGACACTACTCAAGAAACAAGGCAGCATCGGGTCCTTGGTGCAGGGTGCAGCTTGGCTGTGGAGTTTTGGATTTGAAAACTGGTTGCGAAGAAGATGGTTATATTTTTAGAAATTAACAGCTTTCGCAGAAGGTGGAGGCGGCAGTTCAAAAGGCCTTTTTTGTCCTACCCCAGAGTGCTGCCTGTGGTCCTTGCCAACCAGCAGGTTGGTTACCCCATCCTGCTCTCCCCCAGGTATTGGGGGGGTCAGGGTCTGCCTTGTGGGATGGgggccctgctgctgccttcctaGCTAGCGTGTTCTGCTGTCATAGCTTAGTTCCCCCTCGTGGTCTCTGTCCCCTCAAGACTGGGCTTGCGCAACTGTCACCTTGAATCCAACTCTAGCAAGATGGAAGAGCCTGAGGTTTTGTCAGTTATCTGCCCCctaccctgttttttttttaagaggaaagaGCAGAGAATGAACACAGAGCCACGAAGTGAGGAAAATATAACAGCAACTCTGAgcctgctggtgtgtgtgtggtttttgtaCCTGGAGGGCCTGGCCCAGAGTGAGCATCCCTTGTGCTGCTGGCTGAGCCCTGCTTGGGCACTTGGAGCCTGCTGGTGGTTGGGGCACCCTCCTGGAGAACGGGGTCAGCAGGGGACTCCCCCAGGCCTAGTTCATAGTGGGGCCCTCTAAAGAGTAGGTTTCATCATCCATTCTGTCTCTGAGAATAGGCAGGTCCAGGTGAGGGAGGCTTCAGAAGTCAGCAGCACAACTGGGCTGGTTCAGGATCCCTCAGCTGCTGCTGAGCACCTGAAGAGGAGCAAGGACTGGCAGCTGCTGCACAGTTGAAATGAGTACTGCTCTGAAGGATGGCTTGCAAAGACGGGTGGGACAGAAGCCCCCAGACATCAGCTGGGGGACTCTGGACCTCTGAGATGATTCCTAGATGGTGTCCGGCCTGCCAGACCTGAGCATGCACCCCTATGGTCCTCTGGAGCGAGGCTGGCCCCTGCTCAGTTTCCTGGGCACCTGGCAGCTTGGAAACAGCAGAAGGGGGGTCCCAGCTGCAGAACCAGCCCTCCAGGAAGGCTTGAGCCTGCTTGACCAGTGGGGAAGGCAAGGAATGGGGGGGCTCCTATCTCCCCCTGTCACAAAGCCACTGCTGTGTGAAATGACAAGCACACCCCGTccgcaggattgggccccctgggaAGGGGCTGTTGGGCCGCTGGGCAGATGCAGGAACTGCAAAAGGGTGGGGTGTGGCTGGATTTGAGTCATGTGGGCAGGTTCGGTGGGAACAAGGAAAAAGCTTGTGGGGAGGACGAACTGGAGCTGGCGGGCGAAGGGGGCCGCTGCCAGGGCTCTTGCCAGGTGTGCCTGGAAGGGCCACCTCCTCCACTGGAGCTCTCTGACCACGCATAGCGCAGCTGACGCTCGCGCCCCTGCTGcttccgaggagacctccagctccACGCTGTTCCCATCTCGGGCTGGGCCCGTTCCCACTGCAGACAGGATGACCTGCAGCTGCCGCCAGAAACGGGGCGGGGAATGCCCGGAGCGCTCGGACGAGCCCGGCCTTCCCTGGCTGCCAAGCGCGGGCTCACCTCTTCGGCCACAGAGGAGACGCCAGCCCGGCCTCGCGTGGTCGCCCTCCCACCCCTTCGCCTTCCGCGGCTGCCCGGTGCCGAGGAGCCAGCTGGGCTCGCAGTCCTTGGAGTCGGGCTCGGCCCAGATCTGGGACGCCCCGTCCTTTCCCCGCCCGCCTCCGCAGCGGCGCTTGGGGGCGGGTGCGCGCAGAGGGCGCAGGGTCAGGCCTCCCCGCTCGGGGCGCTACGTGGGCGGAAGGGGCTCTGGCATCCCCCAGGGGTACCGGCTTAGCGGAGGCCCCTCCGCCGCGGACGGGCTGGGCAGTTCCCGGTGAGCAGCACGAGGCTCTGCTCCAGCCAGGGCAACGCGCAAGGGCTGCCCCacggcctaggagaagggggtgaagggcccagggtcagaaaggggcccagaaagttcctgggaccggACACTTTCCTCTCTCACCTGAACGCGCTGCCCGCGCAGGATGCGGGGGCACAACCAGGGCAAGCAGTGGCAACTGCGCTGCAAGCCACACACgcggcccaggaaagcatccgtGACCCTCCTGGACGCAGAGTCCCACGGGGAGGAGCTGGTCTGCTGCAGTTGCTCTTCGGCTTGTTGCTGGACAGCCCCGGAGGAGCGCAGAGGAGCTCAGGGCAACGCTGTGGGGCTGCCGCTGCCGCAGAAGTTCATTGTGGTGCATTCTAGGAGGAGCCCCAAGACCCAGAGGCACGTttcctgcagtgattttctatactgcaaagtttttaaagagacttaggttTACCAtactagctgccaatgccacgtgGTGGGGTAGACCCGGCTccgaagactattctggctgccagcacccttcccctgccctcttttGTCGTCGCCCCCCCGTtctacctgcccccactgccccttccccctttgggaaggggcccaaaataaacgtTGTACCCCCCGAtaaactcctctcagaggcccggCCCTGCCCCCTTCGGAGGCCCCTCTGAACGCGGCGCTAGGGAGACGCGGGCAGGAGCGCGAGGGCGTCTGCAGGCGGTCCGCTCCGGGTTCCCGGCAGGAAGAAGCGGCCGACCCTGCGGCGCCCTTCGCCCCCGGACTCCGGGAACGGCGCGGAAAGcccctcctgccggagccgccTAAGGCCACTCGCGGGCTGACACCGGGCGCGGGGACGGAGCGCTCCTCCTTCCACGGCGACCCGCCAGGAAGCCCGCAGGCGGTTCGCGGCCACAGCGGCCTTCGCCGGAGCGCCACCGGCAGCAACCCCGCAGCTGGACGTTGCTCCGGGGAGCGGCTGCTGCCGACAGACCCCCCCCCGTGCGTCCAGGCCCCGAAGCCAGGCTGGACAAGGGGGCGCTTgtacccaggagccaaaggggatGCTGGCCCGGGTGCAGAAGGCCCTGCTGGAGAGGCCCGCCGCAGACGCCCGTGGCTGGAGCCGCGACGCGGCGGCTGGGTCGGGGAGGCTCGGACGGGCTCTCGCCTCCTGGCTCCACGGACGCCGACGGGCAGACCCGGGCCCTGTCTGCGGAGCCAGCTCGGCCCCGCCCCTTCTGCTCGCCCGGCACCAGCCCCCGCTCGGCTTCatcctcccctttgcaaaggggcccggAAGAAACTTCACCCCCCTCAGAGGCCTCTGCAGCGCTGCTCGTGGAAGGGCAGCGGGGCGGAGAGTCAGGGAGGCGCCGAGCGCTTCTCCGCTCCTCCCGCAGATGGGGCGGGGCCGCGCAGGGCTCGGGGGCGGCGGCGGCACCTGCGGCTGCAGTGCGGCTCACCGTTGGGCGCTCGGGCCGGGCGGACGAGCTGGGCTAGCAGCGCGCTGAGCGGGGCATCCTGCGCCGGGTGCCGCCGCCCAGGTAAGGGGGGTGCGCTGTGCTACGCCAcctgaggaggcggcggcggagggAGCCGGGGGCGCAGGTTGCCCGGCACAGGCAGGAGCCGGGCCCGGCAGCGCCTCCGCGCCTGCCAAGCGCCCCTCCGCCTTGGCCCCTTTCTCCCGCCCCGCCTGTCCAGCCCCGGCCTTGCCTGGCCGCGCCCGGCGATGCTCCCGGCTGGGTGCCAAAGGACCCCCGCCGAAGGCCGACGCTGCCGGTGCCCGCCTGCAGGGATGGAAGGCGAGGGATGGCAGGACTCTGCCGGGGCGGCGGGGGGCTGCCcgcgccccgccccccccccacggccccGCCAGGCGCGCAGCCAGGACTCGAACTCGGCTCTCCCCGCTCCCGCCTCTGGGAGGACCCGGACTCGGCGCCCCCACCCGACCGGCTCTCCCCTCCAGGACCGGAGGGCGGTGGCCGCCGGCGCCGCTCACTGCCCGTCTCCCCTCCCACCGTTTGCAGGCGAGGGGCCGCGGGCGCCATGAAGAAGCAGCCGTCCGGGAACGGGCGGGCCCCGGAGCCGGCGAGGGGCAGGGTCGTGGGCAGGCTGGCGGAGGTGAGTTGGCGCCCGCCGGGTGGGGCGCCGCAGTGGCAGTGCTGGGCCTGGGGCGGAATCGTCTCCTCCTGCGCGTTCAAATGGCCCAAGAGGTTCCTTCCGCAGCCAGGCgcttgtcatcccccccccccccgtgggcccGCATGGGGGCCTCGCCCGAAAGGGGGCTCCTGGCTGTGGCACTTCGCGGGCCTTGATTCCAATGGAAATGCCAGAAACCCAGAGGGTGGGCCTGCCAGCATTTCCGGAGATGGAGGCTCAGGGCCCAGGCCTCGCCAGCCGCAGCGCAGGCCCAGGCAAGGCAGCAACTGTtcgaagcagtgcacaccccacagGCACTGGCAAACTGGACGGACTGGGCTGGAAGCAGCAGCCCAGCAGGAACCTTCCTCTGGCTCTGCTCTTTGGATGGAGCACAGGCTGCTTTCCACAGGCAGCCACAGTGACAAGCGCAGCAGGCTGCCACCTCATTGCCCAGGCAActgctctcccaccagcagcttgtCCACCATACATCAAGGTAGGC from Tiliqua scincoides isolate rTilSci1 chromosome 9, rTilSci1.hap2, whole genome shotgun sequence includes these protein-coding regions:
- the HP1BP3 gene encoding heterochromatin protein 1-binding protein 3 isoform X3, translating into MPIRRVVNASARETPPKSKPAEGEEAQPDPDVSSEESASTVEEQENETPPATSSEAEPPKESEAGDKSVEKPTEEAKKEEKDPGKEKEKKVRRTIPAWATLSASQLARAQKQTQMAASSRPKMDAILIEAIKACYQKGGASVVAIRKYIIGKYASLELQRRGYLLKQALKRELERGAIRQVKGKGASGSFVVVPNSGKAAPKSRDRKRSALASGPEQQVKLEDVLPLAFTRLCEPKEASYSLIKKYVSQYYPKLKVDVRPQLLKNALQRAVEKGQLEQITGKGASGTFQLKKSGEKPLLGGSLMDDAILSAIAAMNEPKTCSTTALKKYVLEKHPGTNSSLQVHLLKRTLQKCERNGWMEQISGKGFSGTFQLCFPYYPSPGILFPEKQKGEDSESSEEEESSSEEEEESEEEPPPKKRTQKQPPPKVQSRASTVQRREAKPRKATPVVHRGKAKPPLKVKAPTKKAKPAPPQAAIRIPPGSSPAPKKPTSARKEVKPSATRKSKPTMRKSLRAKK